In Actinoplanes octamycinicus, the genomic window TCGGTGCAGAACGAGCCGAACTGCTGTCAGGCCTCGAACCCCACCGCGATGGACTACCCCGGGATGAGCTGGAACCCGTCCGGCCTGGTGGAGTTCACCAAGAACCACGTCTATCCGGCGCTGCACGCGGCGAACCTGAACACCAAGGTCCTGGTGCACGACTGGAACTACGGCGACTACGCCAGCTTCGGCTCCGGGATCCTGAACGACGCCGGGATCCGGAGTGACTCGGCGTTCGGCGGGATCGCCTGGCATGGCTACGCCGGCAGCCCGAGCATCGGCACCGACGTGCACAACCAGTACCCCTCGGTGAAGCAGTTCGAGACCGAGCACTCCGGCGGCACCTGGATCGGCAATCAGCACAACGAGGACATGGCCAACATCATCGACTACACCCGGAACTGGGGCAGCTCGGTGGTCAAGTGGAGCCTCGGCGTGGACCAGAACATGGGCCCGCACAACGGCGGCTGCGGCACCTGCACCGGCCTGATCACCGTGCAGAACGGCGGCTCGCGGGCCGGCCAGGTGGACTACACCGTCGAGTACTACACGATGGGCCACCTGACCAAGTTCGTGAAGCCGGGCGCGGTCCGGATCGACACCAACGCGACCAGCGCGGTGCCGAACGTGGCGTGGCGCAACCCGGACGGGTCGAAGGCGCTGATCGCGCACAACGGCGGCTCGTCCAGCCAGTCGGTCCGGGTGAACTGGGGCGGCCAGTCGTTCACCTACACCCTGCCGGCCCGCACCACGGCCACCTTCACCTGGTCCGGTGCGGTGGTCTCGAATCCGGGCGGCACCATCACCGGGCTGGCCGGCAAGTGCGTGGACGTGGCCGGGGCGGCCAGCGCGAACGGGACCGCGGTGCAGCTCTACGGCTGCAACGGCTCGACCGCGCAGCAGTGGACCCGGGCCTCGGACGGGACGCTGCGGTCGCTCGGCAAGTGCCTGGACATCGTCGGGCCGAGCACGGCCGACGGGACGCTGGCGCATCTCTGGGACTGCCACACCGGGACGTCGCAGAAGTGGACGTACGACAGCGCCAGCCAGCACCTGGTGAACGGATATTCCGGGAAATGTCTTGATGTGAAGGACAACAGTTCGGCGGACGGGGCGCGCCTGCAGGTGTGGTCCTGCACCACCGGCGCCAACCAGAAGTGGGTGCTCAACTGATGTTGCTCAAACCGTTGGTCGTGGCGGCGCTGGCTGCCACGGCCCTCGGCGCGCCGTCTCATCACGATGCGCCGATCGTCACCGGGACCTACTCGGCCGGGACCGCGCAGTGGCAAGCACTGCCGCCGACTCATCTCGATGAATCGGACAAGTCTGCGGCGGCCACTGTCGTGGTCGATCCGAGCCGGACCGAACAGAACTACGCGGGCATCGGCTTCTCGATCGACGAGACCAGCGTCTCCAACCTGTGGAAGCTGACCCCGGCCGAGCGGGAGCGCGCCATCCGGCTCCTGGTCGATCCGCGGACCGGAGCCGGGCTGGACCGCTTCCGGCTCACCATCGGCAGCCCCGACCTGATCGAGCACCTGCCGTTCTGGTCCTACGACGAGCTGCCGCCCGGCGTCACCGCCGACTGGGACCTCGAGCACTTCTCCATCCAGCGCGACATCGACCTGCACATCGTCGACACGATCAAGCTGATCCAGAAGTACAACCCGCGGGCCACCTTCTTCGCCTCCGCGTGGAGCGCCCCGGCCTGGATGAAGACCAACAACCGGTTCCTCGGCGAGGTCGCCCTCAAGCCGGGCAGCACCACCGACTACTACCAGGCCGGCAAGCTGCGCGACGACTGCATCGACGTCTTCGCCCGGTACTACGTGAAGTACCTGCGGGCCTATGCCCGGCACGGGATCCGGGTGGACGCGATCACGCTGCTCAACGAGCCGGGCATGGACGTGGTCTACCCGGCCATGGACATCAGCGTCGAGCAGCAGCAGAAGCTCTCCGTCGCGATCAAGCGGGAGTTCCGCAAGGCCGGGCTGCGCACCGACCTCTACGTGCACGACTTCAACTTCTGGGACTGGCGCGACCCGAACAGCACCGCCACCAAGAACTACCACCGGATCCTGAACGACCCGCGAGCCGCGGCGGCCGCCGACGCGATCGCCTTCCACCCGTACTGGGGTGACCCGGCCGTCATGCGCGACGCGTACCAGCAGACCGGCAAGCCGGTGCACATGACCGAGACCAGCGACCTGTCGCCGGCCACCGTGCTCTCCTACTTCCGGCTGGACGCCAGCAGTTACGTGCTCTGGGCGCAGACCACCGACCAGGACGGCGGCACCCTGCACTGGACCGGCGCGCGGGACAACAACGTGGACTGGGACGAGGTCGCGCGGACCAGCAAGTGGCCCGACCGACTCGTCAAGGTCAACACCGGGACACACACGTTTTCGGTACGAAGTGAGCTCTACCAGCTCGGCCAGTTCGCCAGGTACCTCACGCCGGGGCATGTCCGGGTCGAGTCGAGCGCGGCCGACCACGGGGTGAGCAGCGTGGTGTTCCGCGACGGCGACGACTACGTGGCGGTGCTGGGCAACGCGAACGCCACGGCGACCAGCACCCGGGTGCTGATCGGGGACCGGTCGTTCGTCACCACGGTGCCGGCCGGGGCGTACGCAAGCTACCGCTGGACCAGCCGCTCGCCGGGCGGGCGGCACAACCACGCCCCGCGGCTGGCCGCCGTCCCGGAGGTCACCGCCGACCAGTACGGCACCGTACGGATCCCGCTGCGCGCGACCGACTCCGATCACGACCGGCTGGCCTTCTACGCCACCGATCTGCCGGCCGGCGCGAGCGTCGACGCGGACACCGGCGTGGTCACCCTGAGCCCGGCGGTGGCCGGCGCCCAGCAGTTCACCGTCGCGGTCACCGACGGCCGGGCGCACGCCGAGACGACCGTGCGCGTCACCACCCGGCCGCACGGCGCGCCGGTCGGGGCGATCGTCGAGGCCGAGGCGTACACCGCGCAGCACGGCTGGACCGAGGGCGGGGCGAACTTCGTCGAGAGCAACGGCGCGGCCAGCGGCGGCAAGAACATCGGCTGGACCGCGCCGGGCAACTGGCTGTCCTACCGGTTCGACGTCCCGGCCGGGACGTACCGGCTGCAGCTGCGGGTGGCCAACGGCACCGGGTCGGCGGCGGACGCGATCACCGTGCGGGACGCGGCCGGGACCGTGCTGTCACCCGTCCGGGTTCCGGACACCGGGGGATGGTCCTCCTACCAAACGGTCGAGGCCCAGGTCTCGCTGGCCGATGGTGATCAGGCGATCACGGTTTACTGTGAGACCGGTGGGTTCAACCTGGACTACCTACGGCTGACCGAGTAGGGGCGGTCCGCCGCCGGCCTGCCGAAGGCGTGCCACAAGCTCGCCTTCGGCAGCGTCGGACACCGGGTCGGCCCAGAAATCCAGCGGCACGGCCCGCAGGTTGCGGCCCAGCGGATCCAGCAGGTGGCCGCCGAGCTTCATCACCCAGAGCGCGACCGAGCGGTCGATGATCCGCAGCTCCGGGACCTGCGCGCCGAGCCGGGCCTCGAACCCGGCGATCTCCTGCACCGAGCGCAGCCAGACCACCAGCAGCAGGTTCGCGGCGCCGGACAGGGTCGCGCAGAAGCGGGTCTCGCGCATCCCGCTCAGCCTGCCGACCACCCGGCCGGTGTCGCCGGGCGGCAGCGTCCCCCAGAGCGACACCGAGATCGGATAGCCGGAGACGTACCGGGCCACCTCGGCCCGGTAGGCGACCGACCGGTCCGCGTCCAGCCGGTCCAGCCGGCGGCGCACCGTGGTCGGGCTGAGCCGCAGCCGCTCGGCGATCCGCGCCGCCGGCTGCCGCGGGTCGTCGCTGAGCATCCGGATGATGTCCAGGTCCTCGGCCCCGAACACCCGCCCGCCCGGGCTCTTCGCGGCCCGGCCCTCGGTCAGGATCTCCCGGGCCTGCTCGCTGAGCCGGTCCAGCCGCCAGCGGCTGCCCTCGAGGTGCACGGTCACCGCGATCTGGGTGCGCGACGCGGCCACCCCGGGCAGCATCCCGAGCCGGAAACTCAGATAGCGGGCGAGCTGCGCGTGATCCGCGAACGCGGCCTGGATCAGCAGGTCCCGGGCCCCGGTCACGTGCTCCAGGGTGACGATGTTGACGTCCTCGGCCAGCCCGGCGGCCACCTCCGGCAGCCGCCCGGCGACGCAGTCCACCTCGATCACCGCGAGCACCACGCCGGGGATCGCCAGCTGCGCCGGCAGGCAGCTGATCCAGGCGTGCCCGGTGCGGTACAGCCGGTTCCACCGCCGGGCCGCGGTCGAGCCGTCCACCCCGAGCGCCGCGCCGACCCGCTGCCAGTCGGCCCGCGGCGCCAGCTGCAACGCGGTGACCAACTGGTAGTCCAGCTCGTCGAGGGTGACCGTTTCCGGCGTGTCACCCCCGGCCATCGGCGGATCTCTGCAATCCGGGCGCGGTAGCGGTCATTTTGCCGACCATACCGGCCATGTTCACCGCATCCGACGTCCTTCCGTACGCCGACCGCCTGATCAGCCTGCGGCACGCGTTGCACCGCGAGCCGGAACTCGGACTGGACCTGCCACGGAGCCAGGCCAAGGTGCTCGAGGCGCTGGCCGGCCTGCCCCTGGAGATCACCACCGGCCGGGACCTGACCTCGGTCACCGCGGTGCTGCGCGGCGGCCGGCCCGGACCGGCGGTGCTGCTGCGCGGCGACATGGACGCGCTGCCGGTGCCGGAGGAGAGCGGCGTCGCGTACGCCTCGACGATCCCCGGCGTGATGCACGCCTGCGGGCACGACATCCACACCAGCGCCGTGGTCGGTGCCGCGCACCTGCTCGCGTCCCGGCGCGCGGAGCTGGCCGGGGACGTGGTCTTCATGTTCCAGCCCGGCGAGGAGGGGCAGCGCGGGGCCAAGGTGATGATCGACGAGGGGGTGCTGGACGCGGCCGGCTCGCGGGTGATCGCCGCCTACGCCATCCACGTGGCCAGCACCGTGCTGCCGCTCGGCGTGGTCGCCACCCGGCCCGGCACCATCCTGGCCGCCTCCGACTCGGTCACCGTGACCGTGCACGGCAAGGGTGGGCACGGCTCGTCGCCGCACCTGGCGGTGGACCCGGTGCCGGCGCTCTGCGAGATGGTCACCGCGCTGCAGACCATGGTCACCCGGACCGTGGACGCGTTCGACCCGGCGGTGCTGACCGTCGGCTCGATCCACGCCGGGTCGGCGTTCAACGTGATCCCGGCGAGCGGGACGTTCCAGGCGACGGTACGGACCTTCTCGCCCGGCACGCACCGGACGATCCAGGCGGCGGTGCGGCGGGTGGTGCGCGGCATCGCGGACGCGCACGGGGTCCGGGTGGAGATCGACTACCAGGCGAACTACCCGGTGACCGTGAACGATCCGGCCGAGGCGGCGTTCGCCCTGGCCACCGTGCAGCGGCTGGTCGGGCCGCAGCGGGCGGTCCAGGCGCCGCAGCCGGTGGCCGGGGCCGAGGACTTCTCGTTCGTGCTGGAGCAGGTGCCGGGGGCGTACCTGATGATCGGCGCGGTGCCGCCGGGCACCGACCCGGCCACCGCGCCGATGAACCACGCGCCGCAGGCGATCTTCGACGACCGCAGCGTCCCGGAGGCGGCCCTCGTGCTCGCCACCCTGGCGGCGGCCCGCCTCGCCGCCGCCTCTCCCGACCCTTCCTCCCCGGACTCTTCTTCCCCAGCCTCTTCCTCTTGGGACTCGTCCGCCGCGCCGGGTTCCGCCGCTCCCGGGACGCCCGAGTGACCGCCGTCGCCGAGAGGACGCCGAAGGTCACCGCGGTCGTCGGGCTGCTCGTCCTCTTCGAGCTGACCAGCGGGTTCATCCAGGGCAGCATCAGCCCGCTGCTTCCCGACCTGGGCGCCGAGCTGGGGATCTCGGACGCCCAGCTGAACTGGGTGACCGCCGTGCAGCTGCTCGCCTCGGCGGTCTCCGTGCCCGCCTTCGGGCGCCTCGGCGACCTGCACGGCCACCGCCGGATGCTGCGGATCGCGCTGGCCAGCGTCGCGGCCGGCAGCCTGCTGGTCGCGCTGGCCCCGAACCTGCCGCTGCTGCTCGCCGGCCGGCTGCTGCAGGGCCCGCTCGCCGCGCTGCTGCCGCTGGAGATCGCGCTGGTCCGCGACCGGCTGCCGACCGGCCCGGCCCGCCAGGCGATCGCCCGGCTGGTCGGCGCGCTCACCCTGGGCGCGCTGCTCGGCGGGGTGCTGGTGGCCGGCCTGCACGAGGTGATCGGCAGCGCTCAGGCGACCCTGCTGGTACCGGCCGTGCTCGCCACCGTCTGCGTGCCGGTCAGTTTCGTCGCCGTCCCGGAGAGCCGGAACCTGGCCGCCGGGAAGCTCGACCTGCCCGGGGTGGCGTTGCTCAGCGTCGCGATGGTCGCGCTGCTCGGCGGCATCTCGCTGCTCAGCACCTCGGCCGGGACCGGCGCGGCGCTGGCGGTGGCCGGGCTGGCGCTCTTCGCCGGCTGGGCGGTGCTGGAGCTGCGCACCGCGGAACCGCTCGTCGACCTGCGGGCGCTGACCGGCCGGCACGTGGCGCCGTTCTTCGGCTGCTCGTTCGTCTTCGGCATCGTCTACTTCGGCAGCCAGGCGCCGGACGCGACGTTCCTGGCCGCGTCCCCGGCCGAGGCGGGCTACGGCTTCGGCCTCACCGCGCTGCAGATCTCCCTGGTCGGGCTGCCGGCTGTGGTCCTCGCGGTGGTCGGCTCGTCGTGCACCGCGCTGATCGCCGGCCGCTTCGGCTACCGCCGCACCCTGGTCGCGGCGTTCCTGGTGATCGCCGCCGGTTTCGTCGGCACCGCGGCCTTCCACGCCGAGGTGGGGCAGCTGCTCGCCGTCAAGGTCCCGATCGGCTTGGCCGTCGGGGTAGCCCTCGGCGCCATGCCCACCGTGATCGCCGAGACCGCCGACCCGTCCCGCACCGGCATCACGACGGCCCTCTACAACAACGTCAAAACCCTGGGCGGCGCGGTAGCCGGCGGCGTGGTGGCCGCCATCCTGGCCGGGGTCGTCCTCGACGGCGCCGGCACTCCGGCCGAATCCGCCTATGTCATCGTCTGGCTGCTGTGCGCCGCGCTCTGCGCCCTCGCCGCCCTGGCCGCCGGATTCGCCCGCCGCACGGAGTGACGACCGCACCCGCCCGCGCGCTCAAATCCCGCCCGTGGGCTCAAATCCCGTCGGCGGACTCAAATCCCGCCTTTGCGCTCGAATCCCGCCGCGCTCAAATCCCGCCCTCCCAGGGGGACCACCCTCGGACAGTGTGGCGAATTTCGCGCGTCTCGGCGGGCGCCCCTGTGGACAGAGCGCTGATGTGGACGGCGAGGGGTTCCGGAACCACCCGCGGACCGTGAAGGGCACGGCGATCGTTCTGGACGCTGAGCTGACCTGCTCCGCTTCGCTCCGCGGCAAAACGCCTGGTAACCGTGGCGAGGCAGCTGATCCCCCGCCACCGGCAAACCCCACCGGCGTCGGGGTGTCAGTTGCTTCGTCACCGGCGGCGTTTTGCGGCGGCCAGATCGCCGTGCCCGGCCGGGAGCATGGCCATCTGCACCCCGGCGGACCTGCGTACCGTAAAGGATGAAGTTGATCTTTGTGGGGGTGAAAAAGGCGCCGCTCGGCATCGAGCGGCGCCTTTCGACGAACTAGTTGTGCGCGACCGGGCAGCCGCCGGTCAGCTTGCCGAGGAAGGCGTTCGGGTCGTAGTAGTGCTCGACCTCGAGGAGCTTCAGGTCGTCGTTGACCTTGGCGACGCTCATGCCGAACATCTCGATGGTCTTCCCGTTCGGCTGGAAGCCGTGGTACTCGCCGTCGAACGAGCCCCAGTGGCGCCACTTGAAGGTGACCACCGGCGGCGGGCTGAGGACCTCGAGCACCTCCCAGTAGAAACCGTTCGGGAAGGCGCCGTGGAAGACGTCGTGCTGCCCGTCGAACGACTCCGGCTTGTAGAAGACGCTGTCCCCGACGAGGACGTTGTAGCTGCCCTGGTCGGCGATGTCCTGCGCGGAGGCCCAGCCGCCGCCGTTGACGTTGGTGCGGAAGTGCTCGGACACCATCGAGACCCAGGTGGCCGGGTCCTTCTTGTGCGACACCTCCATCTCGAAGACCTGCACGATCGACTCGACGATCGCCTCCAGTGAGCCCGGCGCGTGCTGCGTGGTGCGCTGCCCGGGCATCACGACGGCCGACAGGTGGTAGTCCGGAGTGCCGTGCCGGAACTCGGACGGGTCGGCGGCCTCAATCACTGCATCGCGGCCCTGCAGCCACAACGGCGTCTCAGTCAAGGGGTGTTCCTTCCAACGAGGGGGAGGGGGCCCTTTAGGTGTCGCGCTTCGGTTACCCCCCGTAGTCCAAAGGCGATGATCACCCTATCCACGTTGGACTCGCGAAAAAAGATCTCATCGGTTAATAGCTATTTACCGATCGACTCATGTATTAACGAGCCGCGAAGTCCAGCGCCTGCTCCAGATCGGCGATCAGGTCGTCCGGGTGCTCGATGCCGACGGCGATCCGGACCGTTCCCGGGCTGATCCGCGCCTCCGCGAGCTCGGCCGGCGACAGCTGCCGGTGCGAGGTGCTCGCCGGGTGCAGCATCAGGCTCTGCGTGCCGCCGAGCGACGGGGCGGCCCGGATCAGCCGGACCCGGCTCAGCAGCCGCACCCCGGCGTCGTAGCCGCCGGCCAGGTCGAAGCAGAACGCCCCCGGATACCCGGAGACGTGCGCGGCCGGCGCCGGGCCGGTCCAGCTGACCGAGCGGACCGCCGGATGCCCGGACAGCCAGCCGGCGACCCGGGTCACGTTGGCCGCGTGCCGCTCCATCCGCAGCCCCAGGGTCTGCAGGCCGCGCAGGGTCAGCCAGGCCGCGAACGGGTCGGCGGTGGCCCCGAACTCGACGGCGTACTCCCAGGTCCGCCGGTGCAGCTCGGCGTCGGCGAAGACGGCCAGCCCGCCGGTGACGTCGGAGTGGCCGTTCAGGAACTTGGTGGCCGAGTGCACCACGACGTCGGCGCCGTGCTCGATCGGGCGGCAGAAGACCGGGGTGGCGAAGGTGTTGTCGACCACGGTGAGCACCCCGGCCTCCCGGGCCACCGGGGCCAGCGCCGGCAGGTCGCTGACGTGGCCGGTCGGGTTGGCGATGGTCTCCAGGTAGAGCACCCGGGTCTGCGGGGTCAGCGCGGACCGCAGCTCGCCCGGGTCGCGGCCGTCGATCCGGGTGACCGTCACGCCG contains:
- a CDS encoding ricin-type beta-trefoil lectin domain protein, giving the protein MRKSLLVAAVLAGSVLYAPAAAIAAGETVNVYLTTTSDSGGRTVTRGLQQQAAIAFGPAGGSAGTTITVNEGSTYQTFEGGGASITDTTAYLLRGGPVTAATRDAVMTKLFSPANGIGLSFVRNPIGASDLSRPGNVSLDDTCCDLNDFGANGYDTTVRLLTQQAKQLNPALRVMGVPWSSPGWMKDNGRMDQMGWLKWEYYPMYAQYLVKYLQSYQAAGVPVDYLSVQNEPNCCQASNPTAMDYPGMSWNPSGLVEFTKNHVYPALHAANLNTKVLVHDWNYGDYASFGSGILNDAGIRSDSAFGGIAWHGYAGSPSIGTDVHNQYPSVKQFETEHSGGTWIGNQHNEDMANIIDYTRNWGSSVVKWSLGVDQNMGPHNGGCGTCTGLITVQNGGSRAGQVDYTVEYYTMGHLTKFVKPGAVRIDTNATSAVPNVAWRNPDGSKALIAHNGGSSSQSVRVNWGGQSFTYTLPARTTATFTWSGAVVSNPGGTITGLAGKCVDVAGAASANGTAVQLYGCNGSTAQQWTRASDGTLRSLGKCLDIVGPSTADGTLAHLWDCHTGTSQKWTYDSASQHLVNGYSGKCLDVKDNSSADGARLQVWSCTTGANQKWVLN
- a CDS encoding carbohydrate-binding protein, yielding MLLKPLVVAALAATALGAPSHHDAPIVTGTYSAGTAQWQALPPTHLDESDKSAAATVVVDPSRTEQNYAGIGFSIDETSVSNLWKLTPAERERAIRLLVDPRTGAGLDRFRLTIGSPDLIEHLPFWSYDELPPGVTADWDLEHFSIQRDIDLHIVDTIKLIQKYNPRATFFASAWSAPAWMKTNNRFLGEVALKPGSTTDYYQAGKLRDDCIDVFARYYVKYLRAYARHGIRVDAITLLNEPGMDVVYPAMDISVEQQQKLSVAIKREFRKAGLRTDLYVHDFNFWDWRDPNSTATKNYHRILNDPRAAAAADAIAFHPYWGDPAVMRDAYQQTGKPVHMTETSDLSPATVLSYFRLDASSYVLWAQTTDQDGGTLHWTGARDNNVDWDEVARTSKWPDRLVKVNTGTHTFSVRSELYQLGQFARYLTPGHVRVESSAADHGVSSVVFRDGDDYVAVLGNANATATSTRVLIGDRSFVTTVPAGAYASYRWTSRSPGGRHNHAPRLAAVPEVTADQYGTVRIPLRATDSDHDRLAFYATDLPAGASVDADTGVVTLSPAVAGAQQFTVAVTDGRAHAETTVRVTTRPHGAPVGAIVEAEAYTAQHGWTEGGANFVESNGAASGGKNIGWTAPGNWLSYRFDVPAGTYRLQLRVANGTGSAADAITVRDAAGTVLSPVRVPDTGGWSSYQTVEAQVSLADGDQAITVYCETGGFNLDYLRLTE
- a CDS encoding Lrp/AsnC family transcriptional regulator — translated: MAGGDTPETVTLDELDYQLVTALQLAPRADWQRVGAALGVDGSTAARRWNRLYRTGHAWISCLPAQLAIPGVVLAVIEVDCVAGRLPEVAAGLAEDVNIVTLEHVTGARDLLIQAAFADHAQLARYLSFRLGMLPGVAASRTQIAVTVHLEGSRWRLDRLSEQAREILTEGRAAKSPGGRVFGAEDLDIIRMLSDDPRQPAARIAERLRLSPTTVRRRLDRLDADRSVAYRAEVARYVSGYPISVSLWGTLPPGDTGRVVGRLSGMRETRFCATLSGAANLLLVVWLRSVQEIAGFEARLGAQVPELRIIDRSVALWVMKLGGHLLDPLGRNLRAVPLDFWADPVSDAAEGELVARLRQAGGGPPLLGQP
- a CDS encoding M20 metallopeptidase family protein, whose protein sequence is MFTASDVLPYADRLISLRHALHREPELGLDLPRSQAKVLEALAGLPLEITTGRDLTSVTAVLRGGRPGPAVLLRGDMDALPVPEESGVAYASTIPGVMHACGHDIHTSAVVGAAHLLASRRAELAGDVVFMFQPGEEGQRGAKVMIDEGVLDAAGSRVIAAYAIHVASTVLPLGVVATRPGTILAASDSVTVTVHGKGGHGSSPHLAVDPVPALCEMVTALQTMVTRTVDAFDPAVLTVGSIHAGSAFNVIPASGTFQATVRTFSPGTHRTIQAAVRRVVRGIADAHGVRVEIDYQANYPVTVNDPAEAAFALATVQRLVGPQRAVQAPQPVAGAEDFSFVLEQVPGAYLMIGAVPPGTDPATAPMNHAPQAIFDDRSVPEAALVLATLAAARLAAASPDPSSPDSSSPASSSWDSSAAPGSAAPGTPE
- a CDS encoding MFS transporter, with the translated sequence MGLVRRAGFRRSRDARVTAVAERTPKVTAVVGLLVLFELTSGFIQGSISPLLPDLGAELGISDAQLNWVTAVQLLASAVSVPAFGRLGDLHGHRRMLRIALASVAAGSLLVALAPNLPLLLAGRLLQGPLAALLPLEIALVRDRLPTGPARQAIARLVGALTLGALLGGVLVAGLHEVIGSAQATLLVPAVLATVCVPVSFVAVPESRNLAAGKLDLPGVALLSVAMVALLGGISLLSTSAGTGAALAVAGLALFAGWAVLELRTAEPLVDLRALTGRHVAPFFGCSFVFGIVYFGSQAPDATFLAASPAEAGYGFGLTALQISLVGLPAVVLAVVGSSCTALIAGRFGYRRTLVAAFLVIAAGFVGTAAFHAEVGQLLAVKVPIGLAVGVALGAMPTVIAETADPSRTGITTALYNNVKTLGGAVAGGVVAAILAGVVLDGAGTPAESAYVIVWLLCAALCALAALAAGFARRTE
- a CDS encoding SnoaL-like polyketide cyclase, producing the protein MTETPLWLQGRDAVIEAADPSEFRHGTPDYHLSAVVMPGQRTTQHAPGSLEAIVESIVQVFEMEVSHKKDPATWVSMVSEHFRTNVNGGGWASAQDIADQGSYNVLVGDSVFYKPESFDGQHDVFHGAFPNGFYWEVLEVLSPPPVVTFKWRHWGSFDGEYHGFQPNGKTIEMFGMSVAKVNDDLKLLEVEHYYDPNAFLGKLTGGCPVAHN
- a CDS encoding trans-sulfuration enzyme family protein; translated protein: MHPDTRMVHVTAPVPEHSTPLAVPIYQTSSFAFADPELMAGGLHRPDGAYVYSRFANPTVRALETAVADLEGGAAAIAASSGMGAITMLLHSLLGAGDHVIAQHSLYGGTHALLHDLATRRGVTVTRIDGRDPGELRSALTPQTRVLYLETIANPTGHVSDLPALAPVAREAGVLTVVDNTFATPVFCRPIEHGADVVVHSATKFLNGHSDVTGGLAVFADAELHRRTWEYAVEFGATADPFAAWLTLRGLQTLGLRMERHAANVTRVAGWLSGHPAVRSVSWTGPAPAAHVSGYPGAFCFDLAGGYDAGVRLLSRVRLIRAAPSLGGTQSLMLHPASTSHRQLSPAELAEARISPGTVRIAVGIEHPDDLIADLEQALDFAAR